Proteins found in one Cheilinus undulatus linkage group 9, ASM1832078v1, whole genome shotgun sequence genomic segment:
- the exoc3l1 gene encoding exocyst complex component 3-like protein has protein sequence MSAGDQKSVGDKPEDRVSVAEVWPEVARAECLARGAALKWASGVFCRPEHLERLSQYRKRESQRTASIHTRLKSMVQSYLEGVGWGLEQLREARTGLKEVSHTLKKAGLESNGNTDREKSLERLREVSINHSQLLSAVSNLPRLYSVRSMVLETERLVESRRLLEAHARLTELERWQDDILWQLHGAGGTAGSGLSTEDKELVEKYFSGVGKLVDALGKELWAVVSSALALARQNPTPFVSAVRIVEREEALDQALLEERGSSRGNTRPLPPGRPRCWRACFFQVLEEAVSARFRSVSYLHTRGPGLAGHLSALQHGIMADLTTVRHLLEHCVPSHYELTGAYLRASHRCLHAHLAQVSSWDLESGEIFAVLNWVLHIYNSPDMMGHPELVGEMQKEELGPLISAEGLEQLQIKYVQSVRKSVSEWMHKALQVELQDWQRDQEPDTDHEGFYQTSLPTIITQMLEENARVALMIGESLRDQTIQMGLYEMENLLNRFREALVDFGKEHRRNPSSNKFYLHYLLASISNCIILKQSTESLRQQQSSRSVGQFSRTPPNPLLALDRAVRRACRLVMDQLLLDLQPLLTGLLTRPWLVQGNPVPKLCHILERHLELYSRVRPPCRQRLQEEAQWLMVVEYVRALMQKRLVCRSADERKQVAHQMVQDEQQFREIFHGLDGEGSVPEVNPLALLPILADFVRLKDPSMLTLEVSGLAAKYPDISEEHVCVLLDIRGDVSRDVRGAVLEQLEQSAPPLPAGYRPIFTDILVPPSTMAFCLPTAKCT, from the exons ATGTCAGCAGGGGATCAGAAGAGTGTTGGTGACAAACCAGAAG ACAGGGTGTCGGTGGCTGAGGTATGGCCAGAAGTGGCAAGGGCAGAGTGTTTGGCCCGCGGTGCTGCACTGAAGTGGGCTTCAGGTGTTTTCTGTCGGCCTGAGCATCTGGAGCGTCTGAGCCagtacaggaagagagagagtcAGAGGACAGCCTCCATACACACCAGACTCAAG TCTATGGTCCAATCGTACCTAGAGGGCGTAGGTTGGGGTCTGGAGCAGCTCAGAGAGGCCAGGACAGGGCTGAAGGAGGTGTCGCATACTCTGAAGAAAGCAGGACTGGAGTCCAATggaaacacagacagagagaagtCTCTGGAGAGGCTGAGAGAAGTGTCCATCAATCACAGTCAGCTCCTCTCTGCCGTCAGCAACCTGCCACGACTTTACTCTG TGCGTAGCATGGTGTTGGAGACAGAGCGCTTGGTGGAGTCCCGGCGGCTCCTTGAAGCCCACGCCCGGCTGACGGAACTGGAGCGCTGGCAGGATGACATCCTCTGGCAGCTTCACGGGGCTGGTGGGACAGCAGGAAGTGGGCTCAGCACAGAGGACAAGGAGCTGGTAGAGAAGTATTTCTCTGGTGTCGGGAAGCTAGTAGATGCTTTAG GTAAGGAGCTGTGGGCGGTGGTGAGCAGTGCTCTGGCTCTGGCTAGACAAAACCCAACACCATTTGTATCAGCTGTGAGGATAGTGGAGCGAGAGGAGGCTCTGGACCAAGCTCTACTGGAGGAACGAGGGAGTAGTAGAGGCAACACACGGCCCCTTCCTCCAGGGAGACCTCGCTGCTGGAGAGCATGCTTCTTCCAGGTACTAGAGGAAGCCGTTTCTGCACGGTTTCGTAGTGTTTCATACCTGCACACTCGAGGTCCAGGTCTGGCAGGCCACCTCTCTGCGCTCCAGCATGGTATCATGGCCGACCTCACTACTGTACGACACCTGCTGGAGCACTGCGTCCCCTCACACTATGAGCTGACAGGAGCCTATCTGAGGGCCAGCCATCGCTGTTTACACGCTCATCTTGCACAG GTTAGCAGCTGGGACCTGGAGAGTGGGGAAATCTTTGCTGTGCTTAATTGGGTGCTTCATATTTACAACAG CCCTGACATGATGGGTCACCCAGAGCTAGTGGGcgagatgcagaaagaagaaCTTGGACCTCTCATCTCTGCTGAGGGGTTGGAGCAGCTGCAGATCAAATATGTGCAGAGCGTTCGG AAGAGTGTATCAGAGTGGATGCACAAAGCTCTTCAGGTGGAGCTTCAGGACTGGCAGAGAGACCAGGAGCCTGATACAGACCATGAAGGTTTCTACCAAACCAGCCTGCCCACTATCATCACACAG ATGCTGGAGGAGAATGCTCGGGTCGCTCTCATGATTGGAGAATCCTTACGGGATCAGACCATACAGATGGGACTGTATGAGATGGAGAACCTCCTCAACAG GTTTCGAGAAGCTCTGGTGGATTTTGGGAAGGAGCATCGTAGGAATCCAAGTAGCAACAAATTCTACCTCCATTACCTGCTGGCCTCCATCAGCAACTGCATCATCCTAAA ACAGTCCACAGAGAGCCTGCGGCAGCAGCAGTCATCCCGTTCAGTGGGCCAATTCTCCCGGACTCCTCCCAACCCTTTGTTGGCCCTGGACCGGGCAGTGAGACGGGCGTGTCGCCTGGTGATGGATCAGCTCCTGCTGGACCTTCAGCCTCTCCTCACAGGCCTGCTAACCCGACCCTGGCTGGTCCAGGGCAACCCTGTCCCCAAACTATGTCACATCCTGGAGCGTCACCTAGAGCTGTACAGCCGTGTTCGACCCCCCTGTAGACAG CGCCTACAGGAAGAGGCCCAGTGGCTGATGGTGGTGGAGTATGTCAGGGCTCTGATGCAGAAAAGATTGGTGTGTCGAAGCGCAGACGAGAGGAAGCAGGTCGCACATCAGATGGTCCAGGATGAGCAGCAGTTCAGAGAGATCTTTCACGGCCTG gatGGAGAAGGGTCAGTACCTGAAGTGAATCCTCTGGCTTTACTCCCCATCCTGGCTGATTTTGTGCGACTGAAAGACCCCAGTATGCTGACTCTGGAAGTGTCAGGACTTGCAGCCAAATACCCTGACATCAG TGAAGAGCATGTGTGTGTACTGCTGGACATTCGTGGTGACGTATCCAGGGACGTCAGAGGGGCTGTACTGGAACAGCTGGAGCAGAGCGCCCCCCCTCTGCCA